A genomic segment from Manduca sexta isolate Smith_Timp_Sample1 chromosome 13, JHU_Msex_v1.0, whole genome shotgun sequence encodes:
- the LOC115445491 gene encoding uncharacterized protein LOC115445491 translates to MAQSQHNLNSILETQSQLQALFAQRMDEIECELKKAGSPSSMLSVTSLAGEYYKFKDFVLSAFRSIQSQISLLSSKLDKFEAHKRRKILLLHGVPEVNEENTTALVTDVIVNRLKLGDLSDGVFSRCHRIGRSSADSRPRPILIKFNVLEQRNKVWFSKTLLRGSGITLSEFLTKANHDVFMAARRKFGVTKCWTRDGAVFVLGADGVRHRVDCISDFDKVAVPVAGARKQARGPKEPVPTTKARRTALSNKK, encoded by the coding sequence ATGGCACAATCACAACACAATTTGAATTCAATTCTGGAGACCCAGTCTCAGCTTCAAGCTCTCTTTGCGCAAAGGATGGACGAAATTGAATGTGAGCTCAAGAAGGCGGGCAGTCCATCTTCTATGCTGTCCGTGACGTCACTAGCAGGAGAGTATTATAAATTCAAGGATTTCGTGTTGTCTGCATTCCGCTCAATACAATCGCAAATAAGCCTACTCTCCAGCAAACTGGACAAATTTGAAGCTCACAAAAGGCGAAAAATTTTACTTCTGCACGGGGTCCCTGAGGTCAACGAGGAGAACACCACAGCCCTGGTCACCGACGTTATCGTCAACCGGTTGAAACTTGGCGACTTGAGTGACGGAGTCTTCAGCCGATGCCATCGGATAGGTCGTTCATCTGCTGATTCCCGTCCCCGcccaatacttataaaatttaatgtgtTGGAACAGAGGAACAAAGTCTGGTTCTCCAAGACGCTCTTGCGGGGATCAGGCATCACGCTGTCCGAATTTCTGACGAAAGCTAATCACGACGTCTTCATGGCTGCGCGGCGGAAGTTTGGCGTCACCAAATGCTGGACTCGGGATGGTGCCGTGTTTGTTTTGGGTGCGGATGGTGTGCGCCATCGTGTCGACTGCATCTCGGACTTCGATAAAGTCGCCGTACCCGTCGCCGGTGCGCGTAAACAAGCGCGAGGCCCAAAGGAACCTGTTCCGACCACAAAAGCTAGAAGAACTGCATTGTCCAACAAAAAGTAA
- the LOC119189193 gene encoding uncharacterized protein LOC119189193 gives MASLPTIIENIKAIQSELADLKSMKTELLSVKTNLECMKSSIEFAHNSLDVLTSKTSKVELEVEGLMKMETEMFSLRNRFKELESYRRECEQRSRMNNIEFKGVPEAKTENLIEIVSRIGELIAFKIPKEQINYIARVPMRGNNRSKNIICSVHSRYIKVDFVAAAKKHKAILSSNIGLQGDTRIFVNDHLTLDNKLLLNKTKSVAKEQGFAYVWVKSCKILI, from the coding sequence ATGGCATCACTACCTAccataattgaaaatataaaggcGATTCAGTCTGAATTGGCTGACTTGAAATCGATGAAGACCGAACTATTATCCGTCAAGACTAATTTAGAATGCATGAAATCTTCTATTGAATTCGCCCATAATTCTTTGGATGTGCTAACAAGCAAAACATCGAAAGTTGAACTTGAGGTGGAAGGTTTGATGAAGATGGAGACCGAGATGTTTTCTTTAAGGAACAGGTTCAAAGAGTTGGAGAGCTACAGACGTGAATGTGAGCAAAGATCACGTATGAATAATATCGAGTTTAAGGGAGTACCTGAGGCTAAGACTGAAAACCTAATTGAAATAGTGTCGAGAATTGGTGAACTTATTGCATTCAAAATTCCTAAGGAGCAGATCAACTATATTGCGAGGGTCCCGATGCGAGGTAACAACCGCAGTAAGAACATAATATGTTCCGTTCACAGCCGCTATATTAAGGTTGATTTTGTAGCTGCCGCTAAGAAACACAAAGCCATCTTATCCTCTAATATTGGACTACAAGGTGACACAAGGATATTCGTCAATGACCATCTTACGTTGGACAATAAGTTGTTACTGAACAAAACCAAATCGGTTGCCAAGGAGCAGGGTTTTGCTTATGTGTGGGTAAAAAGTTGCAAAATACTTATATGA
- the LOC115445497 gene encoding probable alpha-ketoglutarate-dependent hypophosphite dioxygenase produces MTRLTEEQKQFYQDNGYIVVKNVLTEQELAEITEQYDKLFRRKNQEKMESSWVGSDENDRKNDGEMTVKGIHNLQYHHAVFSKFLFNENLLDALEDVMGTENIVLHHTKCHYKPPEKGAAYPMHQDYHYFPYKKDSMVAAFLHLDAANLENGGLVVYPGSHKLGPQEDIGAKEGNFHYVDQKKFPIEGATPVIAARGDVVIFSYLLVHGSPPNLSTRPRRMMLLQAAAADDQPIGQQPLRPGQGWLLRGVNVDRDASISKRFE; encoded by the exons ATGACTCGCTTGACTGAAGAACAGAAACAATTCTACCAAGATAATGGATACATAGTGGTGAAGAATGTGTTGACGGAGCAGGAGTTGGCTGAGATAACCGAGCAGTATGACAAATTGTTCAGGAGGAAGAACCAGGAGAAGATGGAGAGCTCCTGGGTGGGCAGCGACGAGAACGATAGGAAAAACGATGGGGAAATGACC GTAAAAGGCATTCACAACCTTCAGTACCACCACGCCGTGTTCTCCAAGTTCCTGTTCAACGAGAACCTTCTAGACGCTTTAGAAGATGTGATGGGTACCGAGAATATCGTGCTGCACCACACCAAATGCCACTACAAGCCGCCGGAGAAAGGTGCTGCTTACCCTATGCATCAG GACTATCATTACTTCCCCTATAAAAAGGATTCTATGGTCGCTGCATTCTTGCACTTGGATGCAGCTAATCTTGAGAACGGTGGATTAGTAGTGTATCCAGGCTCACACAAGTTAGGACCTCAGGAAGATATCGGCGCTAAAGAAGGAAACTTTCATTATGTGGATCAG AAAAAGTTTCCAATAGAAGGCGCAACACCAGTGATCGCCGCGCGTGGAGACGTGGTCATCTTCTCCTACCTTCTCGTCCACGGCAGTCCTCCCAATTTGTCCACTAGGCCCAGACGGATGATGCTGCTGCAAGCCGCGGCTGCTGATGACCAGCCCATAGGCCAGCAGCCGCTCAGGCCTGGCCAGGGCTGGCTACTCCGAGGAGTCAATGTCGATCGAGACGCCAGCATATCAAAGAGATTTGAATAA